In Trifolium pratense cultivar HEN17-A07 linkage group LG7, ARS_RC_1.1, whole genome shotgun sequence, a genomic segment contains:
- the LOC123899490 gene encoding proteinaceous RNase P 2-like: protein MEAKQRLNPTTTMTTNKKKKINQTPENKFQFELNSCSKSKNFRGAISLYDDAVSNKTRLNQHHLNALLYLCSNAVTNPSLKHLALDYGFRIFNHMSSLNITPNEATVATVARLAAANGDGDRAFELVKDIGKYNVSPRLRTYDPALFCFCEFLDADKAYEVEEHMNSVGVSLEEPEIAALLKVSVKKGRADRVYKYLHKLRSGVRCIGESTATIIEEWFQSSEAREVGEENLDARMVREGVLRNGGGWHGLGWVGKGDWVVSKTRVDGDGICCGCGEQLVCVDIDDEEMEKFALSIAALAVEREVKANFSEFQGWLEKHDCYEAIVDGANIGLYQQNFANGGFSINQLDDVVKELYNRSGKKWPLVILHNKRVRGLMENPSSRILVEEWMKNGVLYTTPNGSNDDWYWLYAAIKLRCLLVTNDEMRDHIFELIGSNFFNQWKERHQVHYTFVKGNLKLQMPPSYSLVIQESEKGSWHVPLALGTSNESSRPWLCITRKSADNNVATVSNGVATSGNGDLDQPQKLADNVRSLDSQVIDNNSTSITGKRKERSEPS, encoded by the exons ATGGAAGCAAAACAGCGCTTAAACCCCACAACGACAATGACAacaaacaagaagaagaaaatcaacCAAACCCCAGAGAACAAGTTCCAATTCGAGCTAAATTCATGTTCCAAATCAAAGAACTTCCGCGGCGCGATTTCTCTGTACGATGATGCCGTTTCAAATAAAACTCGTCTCAACCAACACCACCTCAATGCACTTCTCTACCTCTGTTCCAACGCAGTCACAAACCCTTCCCTCAAACACCTCGCCTTAGATTATGGCTTTCGCATATTCAACCACATGTCATCCCTAAATATCACTCCTAACGAAGCCACTGTTGCCACTGTCGCTAGACTTGCCGCTGCTAACGGTGATGGTGACCGTGCATTTGAATTGGTAAAAGACATTGGTAAGTACAATGTTTCCCCTAGGTTAAGGACATATGATCCCGCATTGTTCTGCTTTTGTGAATTTCTTGATGCTGATAAAGCCTATGAGGTTGAGGAGCATATGAATAGTGTTGGGGTTAGTTTGGAGGAACCAGAAATTGCGGCACTTTTAAAGGTTAGTGTGAAGAAGGGTAGAGCTGATAGGGTTTATAAGTATCTTCACAAGCTAAGAAGCGGTGTGAGGTGTATAGGGGAATCGACGGCAACAATTATTGAGGAGTGGTTTCAGAGCAGCGAGGCGCGTGAGGTTGGTGAGGAGAATTTGGATGCAAGGATGGTCAGAGAGGGGGTTTTGAGGAATGGAGGAGGGTGGCATGGTTTGGGGTGGGTTGGAAAAGGGGATTGGGTTGTATCTAAAACAAGGGTTGATGGTGATGGGATTTGTTGTGGATGTGGTGAGCAATTGGTTTGTGTGGATATTGATGATGAAGAGATGGAGAAATTTGCTTTGTCTATTGCTGCATTGGCCGTGGAGCGTGAGGTCAAGGCAAATTTTAGTGAATTTCAGG GGTGGCTTGAGAAACATGACTGTTATGAAGCCATAGTGGATGGTGCAAATATTGGGCTCTACCAGCAAAATTTTGCTAATGGCGGATTTAGTATTAATCAG CTTGATGATGTTGTGAAAGAATTGTACAATCGAAGTGGGAAAAAATGGCCGCTAGTTATCTTACACAACAAGCGTGTGAGAGGGCTGATGGAAAATCCTTCCAGCAGAATATTGGTAGAGGAGTGGATGAAAAATGGTGTACTATATACAACTCCAAATGGATCGAATGATGACTG GTATTGGCTCTATGCTGCCATAAAACTCAGGTGCTTGCTTGTGACAAATGATGAAATGCGAGATCACATATTTGAACTCATAGGAAGCAACTTTTTTAATCAGTGGAAAGAAAGACATCAA GTACACTACACTTTTGTTAAGGGGAACTTGAAACTTCAGATGCCACCATCATATTCATTGGTTATCCAG GAATCAGAAAAAGGATCATGGCACGTGCCATTGGCACTGGGCACTAGCAACGAGTCTTCTAGACCTTGGCTCTGCATTACACGGAAAAGTGCGGATAATAATGTTGCTACTGTTTCTAACGGTGTGGCTACTTCTGGAAATGGTGATCTGGACCAGCCACAGAAATTAGCAGACAATGTTCGTAGCTTAGATTCCCAAGTCATTGATAATAACAGTACTTCCATCACTGGTAAAAGAAAAGAGAGGTCTGAACCTTCATGA